The window ATTGTGTGTATGTTGTCACTTATGATCCattaaatttacttttttttttccttgtgtaAGTATTGTTGCACAATAAAGCGTTCACATGATTCTTTGTTTGCAAATTTGCAAATCCTAATTACTACAAAACACCACATATACATAGTGCACATACAAATAATTTCATAATATATGGCTTTAATACTTAAATCTGAAATCCCGTACTTTTGGGGACGACTCTAGTACCACTAAGGCAAAGCTCATTAGGGCTCATTGCCCATACTAGCTACAACCACACTTCTTGTGCGAGACCAGTGTTTATGCCTCATTACTCACCATCTCATGAGATGTTGGTGCGTTTTGCATAAGTTAGAAACTAttcaacaaataaattatattaattcTCCACGAAAAATGAGTACAAGTTTAAAAACTGACAAAatatttattagaaaaaatgaATGCCCTACAATATTTCGCCACAATTACTACACACAATATATATttgtatgtatgtgtatataaatatatatatgtatacgtaagtatgtatatgtatatatgtatggaatacaaaaataaaagaaacaaagaaataatttaaaatagcCCAGAATCAATAATGCATTACATAGACGTTATATTCAACAACAGCATCACCGGACTTGGGATCAAAGGTGTAAGTTGTTGCCAGAGCATAACCTCTAGCATATCGGAAAAGCCCACTTCCACCTATCACCGGCATCTCCCTGACCATGTTGGAAGCGGGATTCCTCCCTACCACGGTGATGGTGCTTCCATAATACTTACCCTGAATGAAAGCAAAGTTCATGGTCATCAACAGACCAATCTCTTCTTGTGAAGCTGACGCATAAAATCCCTGAGCTCTTCCGACCATCTTTGAGCTGAGTTCTGGGCCTAGAGTTAACGGATTATCGATCATATTCACCAGGCCAAAAGCAGTGAATGAATTGTTTTTGGGTGGCGGCACCAC is drawn from Coffea arabica cultivar ET-39 chromosome 1c, Coffea Arabica ET-39 HiFi, whole genome shotgun sequence and contains these coding sequences:
- the LOC113692702 gene encoding dirigent protein 22-like, whose protein sequence is MATNSAFHVLTIFIFIFISIITIQVTYGDEEYEFIKAVDPTAINMKEEKLSHFRFFWHDILSGKTPTSITVVPPPKNNSFTAFGLVNMIDNPLTLGPELSSKMVGRAQGFYASASQEEIGLLMTMNFAFIQGKYYGSTITVVGRNPASNMVREMPVIGGSGLFRYARGYALATTYTFDPKSGDAVVEYNVYVMHY